The following proteins come from a genomic window of Ignavibacteriales bacterium:
- the ftsA gene encoding cell division protein FtsA — MKKNVIAGLDLGTTKVCAVIAEQVDNNLNILGFGVAPSEGLNRGLVANISKTAEAITEAMGIALNRAGLQVKEVNVGVAGEHITSLRHRNYVTISNPEKEINQQDLDRLRADVQTIRIPSDRQILHIIPEEYSVDHQGGIEDPIGMCGSRLEAVNHVVLASIPAIQNIKKSVERAGYIVKDYVLQPIASSFAVLEENEKDLGVLLIDIGGGTTDIAIFHRKSIKHTKVVGVAGNQVTNDIRETLGIVTGDAEKLKKEHGYATEHAIVRDEDIFIKGVGGRGNVKIPLSLLTQIISVRMKELFSIIDNELRHAGFKNKIKAGVVLTGGGSLLKGCTELAEEVFGMPARIGVPLDLGSGLSNEVESPEFATVAGLIRGIPGSRSEQFTTVKTTGKESKLNLGKTFKKIQEFFDKL; from the coding sequence ATGAAAAAAAATGTTATAGCCGGATTAGATCTTGGCACTACAAAAGTTTGTGCAGTTATTGCCGAACAAGTTGATAATAATCTAAACATTCTTGGATTTGGTGTAGCCCCATCTGAAGGATTGAATCGTGGTTTGGTTGCAAATATTTCTAAAACTGCGGAAGCAATTACAGAAGCAATGGGCATAGCATTGAATAGAGCCGGGCTTCAAGTAAAGGAAGTTAATGTTGGCGTTGCCGGTGAACATATTACAAGTTTGCGCCATAGAAATTATGTAACAATCAGCAATCCCGAAAAAGAAATCAACCAGCAGGATTTAGATAGATTACGTGCGGATGTTCAGACAATTAGAATTCCCTCCGACCGCCAAATACTTCATATCATACCTGAAGAATATTCTGTTGATCATCAGGGTGGAATTGAAGATCCGATTGGAATGTGCGGCTCGCGGCTTGAAGCAGTTAATCATGTTGTGCTGGCTTCTATTCCCGCAATTCAAAATATCAAAAAATCTGTTGAACGTGCCGGGTACATTGTTAAAGATTACGTTCTTCAGCCAATAGCTTCCAGTTTTGCTGTTCTTGAAGAGAACGAAAAAGATCTTGGCGTTCTTTTGATCGATATCGGTGGCGGAACGACAGATATTGCAATCTTTCACCGCAAATCAATCAAACACACAAAAGTAGTTGGTGTAGCCGGCAACCAGGTTACGAATGATATCCGCGAAACTCTTGGTATTGTTACCGGTGATGCTGAAAAATTGAAAAAAGAACACGGCTATGCAACAGAACATGCGATTGTAAGAGATGAAGATATTTTCATAAAAGGTGTTGGTGGCAGAGGAAATGTAAAAATACCATTGTCACTTCTTACCCAAATCATAAGCGTGAGAATGAAAGAATTGTTCTCAATTATTGATAATGAACTTCGACACGCGGGATTTAAAAATAAAATTAAAGCAGGTGTTGTTTTAACCGGCGGCGGTTCACTTTTAAAAGGATGCACGGAATTAGCAGAAGAAGTTTTTGGAATGCCCGCCCGAATCGGTGTTCCGCTCGATCTCGGCTCGGGACTTTCCAACGAAGTTGAAAGTCCGGAATTTGCAACTGTAGCAGGATTAATACGAGGAATTCCGGGAAGCAGATCGGAACAATTTACGACCGTAAAGACAACAGGTAAAGAGAGTAAATTAAATCTTGGCAAGACTTTCAAGAAAATACAAGAATTCTTTGATAAACTATAA
- the murD gene encoding UDP-N-acetylmuramoyl-L-alanine--D-glutamate ligase yields the protein MNINGMKISIIGAVRSGVGAAKLAKKLGAIPFVSDSGSKEKLQSSISVFESEGIAYECGAHSEKVFDCGLIITSPGVPTNSEILNTAQKKNIKVISEIEFASCFCKGGIIAITGTNGKTTTTALMNHTFNESGIKCYSAGNIGEAFSEIVLDVKKDEYVALETSSFQLDFIDKFKPKFSITLNITPDHLDRYNNNYDEYIAAKMRVAENQNENDFFIYNEDDSNIKTNLNNNKVQRLAFSLISEIPAGAFYKEGKMFFSLSGEVTEVCSSSDLFIKGEHNIANALAVLTVSKLLNVPNEKIRKAFSSFKGVEHRIEFVRELNGVEYYNDSKATNVDSVIVALKSFTKPIYLILGGKDKGNNYDDIRNLVLEHVKKIYAIGVSAQKIYDYFHSIVETEKKESLEEAVESGRKEAIKDTVLLLSPACASFDMFDNYEHRGEVFKNTVNKLV from the coding sequence GTGAATATCAACGGAATGAAAATATCGATCATTGGCGCGGTGAGAAGCGGAGTTGGTGCTGCGAAGCTGGCAAAAAAACTGGGCGCAATTCCATTTGTAAGCGATAGCGGATCAAAAGAAAAATTACAAAGCTCAATATCAGTTTTCGAATCTGAAGGAATTGCATACGAATGTGGCGCTCACTCAGAAAAAGTTTTTGATTGCGGTTTGATAATTACAAGTCCTGGTGTTCCCACTAATTCCGAAATTCTTAATACGGCACAAAAGAAAAATATTAAGGTGATCAGCGAGATTGAATTTGCTTCATGTTTTTGCAAAGGCGGTATTATTGCCATTACAGGAACAAACGGTAAAACAACAACAACAGCTTTGATGAATCATACTTTTAACGAAAGCGGAATAAAATGTTATTCTGCCGGAAATATCGGCGAAGCATTTTCCGAAATCGTTCTTGATGTGAAGAAAGATGAATACGTTGCTCTGGAGACATCAAGTTTTCAGCTGGACTTTATAGATAAATTCAAACCGAAATTTTCTATAACACTGAATATTACACCGGACCACCTTGACAGATACAATAATAATTATGATGAATACATTGCTGCAAAAATGAGAGTTGCAGAGAATCAAAATGAAAATGACTTTTTCATTTACAACGAAGATGATTCAAACATCAAAACAAATTTGAATAACAATAAAGTTCAGAGACTTGCCTTCTCTTTGATAAGCGAAATTCCAGCCGGCGCTTTTTATAAGGAAGGCAAGATGTTCTTCTCTTTATCAGGAGAAGTTACAGAAGTTTGTTCAAGTTCCGATCTTTTTATAAAAGGTGAGCATAACATCGCAAATGCACTTGCCGTATTGACGGTTTCAAAACTTTTAAATGTACCGAATGAGAAGATCAGAAAAGCTTTTTCTTCATTTAAAGGTGTAGAGCACAGAATAGAATTTGTCCGCGAGCTGAACGGTGTTGAATATTATAATGATTCGAAAGCGACAAATGTTGATTCTGTAATTGTAGCTTTGAAAAGTTTTACAAAACCGATCTACTTGATCCTTGGCGGTAAGGATAAAGGTAACAACTATGATGATATTCGAAATTTGGTTTTAGAACACGTCAAGAAAATTTATGCCATCGGAGTATCCGCGCAAAAAATTTATGATTATTTCCATTCAATAGTTGAAACGGAAAAAAAAGAATCGCTCGAAGAAGCGGTAGAATCTGGAAGGAAAGAAGCTATTAAAGATACTGTTCTGCTTCTATCGCCGGCATGCGCAAGTTTCGACATGTTTGATAATTACGAACATCGCGGAGAAGTTTTTAAAAACACTGTAAATAAATTGGTTTGA
- the rfbB gene encoding dTDP-glucose 4,6-dehydratase, whose amino-acid sequence MAAKKILVTGGAGFIGSNFINHILSTRDDFEIINLDKLTYAGNLENLKPSEGKKNYHFVKGDITNNELVDYIFNKFSIKYVINFAAESHVDRSILGSEVFYRTNVVGTNVLLEAARRYESEKFLQISTDEVYGSLGATGLFTENTPLSPNSPYSSSKTAADMAVLAFHHTYGLPVLITRCSNNYGPLQFPEKLIPLMIINALGNKKLPVYGDGLNVRDWIYVLDHNIAAELVFEKGKSGEVYNIGASREMKNIDIVKLILQKLGKNEDLIEYVKDRPGHDRRYAIDSSKIQNELGWKPTVQFEQAIGDTIDWYLQNKNWWQRIISGEYQKYYELQYKNR is encoded by the coding sequence ATGGCTGCAAAAAAAATACTTGTTACAGGCGGTGCCGGATTTATCGGCAGTAATTTCATTAATCATATCTTATCAACACGGGATGATTTTGAGATTATAAATCTGGATAAACTTACCTATGCGGGTAATTTAGAGAACCTAAAACCTAGCGAAGGGAAAAAGAATTATCATTTTGTAAAGGGTGATATCACAAATAACGAATTGGTAGATTACATCTTTAACAAATTTTCAATTAAATATGTAATTAACTTTGCGGCTGAATCGCATGTTGATAGAAGCATTCTCGGCTCAGAAGTTTTTTATAGAACAAATGTTGTCGGAACAAACGTTTTACTGGAAGCTGCACGCCGTTACGAATCGGAAAAATTTTTACAGATCTCAACAGATGAAGTTTACGGCAGTCTAGGTGCAACCGGATTATTTACAGAGAATACTCCACTCTCTCCGAACAGCCCTTATTCATCAAGTAAAACTGCGGCTGATATGGCGGTTCTTGCATTCCACCATACATACGGATTGCCAGTTTTAATTACGAGATGTTCGAACAATTATGGACCTCTTCAATTTCCGGAAAAGTTAATACCGTTGATGATTATAAATGCACTCGGTAATAAAAAATTACCGGTCTATGGCGATGGTTTAAATGTGCGCGATTGGATTTATGTATTAGATCATAACATAGCTGCAGAACTTGTATTTGAAAAAGGGAAGTCCGGTGAGGTTTATAATATTGGTGCAAGCAGAGAAATGAAGAATATTGATATTGTAAAGTTGATATTGCAAAAACTTGGAAAAAATGAAGATCTAATTGAATATGTTAAAGACCGTCCTGGGCACGACAGACGTTACGCTATAGATTCATCAAAAATTCAAAACGAACTTGGATGGAAGCCGACCGTTCAATTCGAGCAGGCTATAGGAGATACAATTGATTGGTATCTCCAGAACAAAAATTGGTGGCAGAGAATAATTTCCGGTGAGTATCAGAAATATTATGAACTTCAATACAAAAATCGTTAG
- the mraY gene encoding phospho-N-acetylmuramoyl-pentapeptide-transferase gives MFYYLFDYINKIFSPPGFDVFRYLSFRSALSAITALLISFIFGPKIIGKLKKNQVDQPIREEGPQTHLKKAGTPTMGGLIILISVVIPVLIWSDLKSSYILLVLFGTVFLGGVGFLDDYLKVVKKLPKGLIARYKLMGQIFVGLVVGAAIYYLPEFSQFNTQTTLPFFKNLNWDFSYLYIPWVVFIITAISNAVNLTDGLDGLAIGTIIIVMIALAILTYVTGNVIYADYLNIIYLPGSGELTVFIAALIGAGLGFLWFNFYPAQIFMGDTGSLALGGAFGVMMILIKKDLLIPILGGIFFIETLSVVIQRLYFKYTKKRFGEGKRVFKMAPIHHHFEQLNWAEPKIVIRFYIITIILAIVSLASFKVR, from the coding sequence ATGTTTTACTATCTATTTGATTATATAAATAAAATATTCAGCCCGCCGGGATTCGACGTGTTTCGATATCTGTCGTTCCGTTCAGCACTTTCTGCAATTACCGCATTGTTGATCTCTTTCATCTTTGGTCCAAAAATAATCGGCAAATTGAAAAAGAATCAAGTTGATCAGCCGATACGAGAAGAAGGACCGCAAACACATTTGAAGAAAGCGGGCACTCCAACAATGGGCGGACTTATAATTCTTATTTCTGTTGTCATTCCGGTTCTAATATGGAGCGATTTAAAAAGCAGCTACATCCTTCTTGTGTTATTCGGAACAGTTTTTCTTGGCGGTGTTGGTTTTCTTGATGACTATCTCAAAGTTGTAAAGAAACTTCCCAAAGGATTAATTGCACGCTACAAATTAATGGGACAAATTTTTGTAGGATTAGTTGTTGGTGCGGCAATTTATTATCTGCCGGAGTTTTCACAATTCAATACTCAAACAACATTGCCGTTTTTCAAAAACTTGAATTGGGATTTTTCTTACCTATATATACCGTGGGTTGTATTCATTATTACAGCCATTTCAAACGCCGTCAATTTGACTGATGGATTAGATGGACTTGCTATCGGAACAATAATAATAGTAATGATTGCTCTCGCGATTCTTACATACGTAACCGGCAATGTTATTTACGCAGATTATCTAAACATAATTTATTTGCCAGGCAGCGGTGAGTTAACTGTATTTATCGCCGCATTAATTGGAGCGGGTCTTGGATTTTTGTGGTTCAATTTTTATCCGGCTCAAATTTTTATGGGAGATACCGGATCACTCGCGCTTGGCGGTGCTTTTGGTGTGATGATGATTTTGATTAAGAAAGATTTACTTATTCCAATTCTTGGAGGAATCTTTTTCATTGAAACACTTTCGGTAGTTATCCAGCGCCTCTATTTCAAATACACAAAGAAAAGATTTGGAGAAGGGAAAAGAGTTTTTAAAATGGCGCCGATCCATCATCACTTTGAACAATTGAATTGGGCAGAGCCAAAAATTGTAATACGGTTTTATATCATAACAATCATTCTTGCAATAGTAAGTTTAGCGTCATTCAAGGTAAGATAG
- the ftsZ gene encoding cell division protein FtsZ, translated as MSNSEKRPRFITLETQRPMSAQLKVVGIGGGGCNAIDSMIERGLTGVEFIAVNTDAQVLEESLATQKIQIGTNVTRGLGAGADPNVGRKSAEEDREKITRHLEGADMVFVTSGMGGGTGTGAAPIVASIAKSMGALVIGIVTKPFGWEGKQRMKNADEGIADLKQYVDSLIVIPNGRILSIIDTATAAKAAFNKPNEILYEATRGIADIITVKGIINVDFADVRTVMRDSGQALMGCGIASGENRSVEAAQKAISSPLLEGVSIKGAKNILLNVTGPTNMTMQEVEAGNNVIFEAAGEEANVIFGTVIKDQMNEYVSYTVIATGFETKASSHTISNLKTEKAERKQQEKKVVNYGGFSAKHGHMELENSDDLNVPTILRVKKNSLDLFEQSSIEAGFKNERNDYSDSDYFSNKNRDEEDSSSFLRKIMD; from the coding sequence ATGTCTAATTCAGAAAAACGTCCACGCTTCATCACTTTGGAAACCCAAAGACCAATGTCGGCTCAATTAAAAGTAGTTGGAATTGGCGGCGGCGGTTGCAACGCAATTGATAGTATGATAGAGCGCGGACTGACCGGAGTTGAATTCATCGCAGTAAACACAGACGCACAGGTTCTCGAAGAAAGTTTGGCCACTCAAAAAATTCAGATTGGTACAAATGTAACTCGAGGATTAGGAGCCGGCGCAGATCCGAATGTAGGAAGAAAATCTGCAGAAGAAGACAGAGAAAAAATAACTCGTCATCTTGAAGGCGCGGATATGGTTTTTGTTACATCCGGAATGGGTGGCGGAACCGGTACTGGCGCAGCTCCAATCGTTGCGTCAATTGCAAAAAGTATGGGTGCGTTGGTGATTGGTATTGTTACAAAACCTTTCGGCTGGGAAGGTAAACAAAGAATGAAAAATGCGGATGAAGGCATTGCCGATCTTAAACAATATGTTGATAGTTTGATCGTGATTCCAAATGGAAGAATTCTAAGCATCATCGATACTGCAACCGCGGCAAAAGCAGCTTTCAATAAACCAAACGAAATATTGTATGAAGCTACTAGAGGTATTGCCGATATAATTACCGTGAAGGGAATTATTAATGTTGATTTTGCAGATGTTAGAACTGTAATGAGAGACAGTGGACAAGCATTGATGGGTTGCGGAATTGCAAGCGGTGAAAACCGTTCTGTTGAAGCTGCTCAGAAAGCAATTTCATCTCCGCTTCTTGAAGGTGTTTCAATCAAGGGTGCGAAAAATATTCTTCTAAATGTTACTGGTCCAACAAATATGACAATGCAGGAAGTTGAAGCAGGCAATAATGTAATATTTGAAGCTGCAGGTGAAGAAGCAAATGTAATCTTCGGAACTGTAATCAAAGACCAAATGAATGAATATGTTTCCTATACAGTTATAGCTACCGGATTTGAAACAAAGGCAAGTTCACATACTATCAGTAATCTTAAGACTGAAAAAGCAGAACGTAAACAGCAGGAAAAGAAAGTTGTGAACTATGGCGGATTTTCTGCAAAACACGGACATATGGAACTGGAAAACAGTGACGATCTGAACGTGCCGACAATCTTAAGAGTGAAAAAGAACAGTTTAGATTTGTTCGAGCAAAGTTCCATTGAAGCCGGATTCAAAAATGAACGTAACGATTACAGTGATAGTGATTACTTCAGTAATAAAAATCGGGATGAAGAAGATAGTTCTTCGTTCCTAAGAAAAATCATGGATTAA
- a CDS encoding FtsW/RodA/SpoVE family cell cycle protein has translation MNTLVKILIVLVVAMIALGTILVLTASGTYSLSKFNSLYFLFKSHLWKVVAAIIAMIICAYIPYDKYRAHTKKLLFLIIAVLVLTFLFAPKVKGASRWIDLGFFQFQPSEAAKVILIMHLAFMIEKMGDDLLDFTKGFVYPLIWIGIVSALVLIQPNVSTSIIIAITSFAILFVAGARIKHIAAIVIPSMAVVGSVVMIFKHSRERVITFIQSLINGGDINIQVKQAKIALGSGGILGIGLGHSRQSDLFLPESYGDFIFSILGEELGFIGTVTILFLFLVLFLTCLVIAKKAQDKFGQMLVLGLGFNIIVSALINACVVTGLIPTTGITLPFISFGGTSIILFAVSIGIIVNVGRQTVKTTELKIAQVG, from the coding sequence ATGAATACACTAGTCAAAATATTGATAGTTCTTGTTGTTGCTATGATAGCACTCGGAACAATTTTGGTTTTAACAGCCAGCGGTACGTATAGTTTATCAAAATTTAATAGCCTCTATTTTCTATTCAAAAGTCATTTGTGGAAAGTAGTAGCTGCAATTATCGCGATGATAATTTGCGCATACATTCCTTACGATAAATACCGTGCGCACACAAAAAAACTTTTGTTCTTAATCATCGCGGTTCTCGTTTTAACATTTTTATTTGCGCCTAAAGTTAAAGGAGCTTCACGCTGGATCGATTTGGGATTTTTTCAATTCCAACCATCAGAAGCAGCAAAAGTAATTTTAATAATGCACTTGGCGTTTATGATAGAAAAAATGGGCGATGATCTTCTTGATTTCACTAAAGGATTTGTCTACCCGTTGATATGGATCGGAATTGTGAGCGCACTTGTTCTAATTCAACCTAATGTAAGTACTAGTATAATAATAGCAATAACTTCATTTGCAATCCTTTTCGTTGCCGGAGCGCGTATAAAACATATTGCCGCTATTGTGATCCCGTCAATGGCAGTGGTTGGTTCAGTTGTAATGATTTTCAAACATTCACGTGAAAGAGTTATTACATTCATTCAAAGTTTGATTAACGGCGGAGATATCAATATTCAAGTTAAGCAGGCAAAGATTGCACTCGGTAGCGGCGGAATATTAGGAATCGGATTGGGACACAGCAGACAAAGTGATCTCTTCCTTCCGGAATCCTACGGAGATTTTATTTTTTCAATTCTTGGTGAGGAATTGGGATTCATTGGAACTGTAACGATCCTCTTTTTATTCCTGGTCTTATTTCTTACATGTCTTGTAATTGCAAAAAAAGCACAAGATAAATTTGGTCAGATGTTAGTCCTCGGTCTTGGCTTCAATATAATAGTCAGCGCGCTTATTAATGCTTGCGTTGTAACGGGATTAATTCCTACTACAGGAATTACACTACCGTTCATAAGTTTTGGCGGAACATCGATTATTCTTTTTGCAGTATCGATCGGAATTATAGTAAATGTTGGAAGACAGACAGTTAAAACAACAGAATTAAAAATTGCTCAGGTAGGATGA
- the murC gene encoding UDP-N-acetylmuramate--L-alanine ligase: MMMNTIKNIHFVGIGGIGMSGIAEILLSQGFHISGSDLNKSEVTDRLEGLGIKIYEGHSTANLKDADVLVYSSAVALENPEVKEAIARKIPVIKRSEMLAECMRMKYGIGIAGTHGKTTTTSMVGLVLTEAGIDPTIIVGGKLSGLGGTNARLGKGDYIVVEADEFDRTFLKLTPVIAALTTLEREHLDTYKDLADIKTAFVEFANKVPFFGFVVLCLDEPALQDIIPQINKKIFTYGITPQADIRAANITHSEKHSEFSVMYLGKDLGKIRINIPGIHNIKNSLVAVTIAKEMGVEFSVIKKALEKFSGVYRRFETKYDNDVLVIDDYGHHPTEINVTLDGIRRGWNRRLVAVFQPHLFSRTKDFYAEFGRSFLNSDVFICTDVYPAREKPVEGITGELISNTAKQFGHKNVYYEPDKTKIPELLQKIYQKGDIIITLGAGDIWKYGEKFIELLKTKNKSPLSGIHLG, from the coding sequence ATGATGATGAACACAATTAAAAATATTCACTTTGTTGGTATTGGCGGAATAGGAATGAGCGGAATTGCGGAGATTCTACTTAGTCAAGGATTTCATATTTCAGGTTCAGATCTAAATAAATCGGAAGTTACAGACCGACTTGAAGGTCTTGGAATTAAAATTTATGAAGGACATTCAACTGCAAATCTTAAGGATGCTGATGTTCTCGTTTATTCATCTGCTGTTGCTCTTGAAAATCCGGAAGTAAAAGAAGCAATCGCTAGAAAAATCCCGGTTATAAAACGTTCTGAAATGCTTGCCGAATGTATGAGAATGAAATATGGAATTGGCATTGCCGGTACACATGGAAAGACAACCACAACTTCTATGGTAGGATTAGTTTTAACAGAAGCCGGAATTGACCCTACAATTATTGTCGGCGGAAAATTAAGCGGACTCGGGGGAACAAATGCCCGCCTTGGTAAAGGCGATTACATAGTAGTTGAAGCCGATGAGTTTGACAGAACATTTTTGAAATTGACACCGGTTATTGCAGCCCTAACAACACTTGAACGCGAACATCTGGATACATATAAAGATTTGGCAGATATAAAAACAGCATTTGTTGAATTTGCGAACAAAGTTCCTTTCTTCGGTTTTGTTGTATTGTGTTTAGATGAACCGGCGCTTCAAGATATAATTCCGCAGATCAATAAGAAAATTTTTACTTACGGTATTACACCGCAGGCCGATATACGTGCGGCAAATATCACGCATTCGGAAAAACATTCTGAGTTCAGCGTAATGTATCTCGGTAAAGATCTGGGAAAAATCCGGATTAATATTCCCGGAATTCATAATATTAAAAATTCACTCGTCGCAGTTACAATTGCTAAAGAGATGGGAGTTGAATTCAGCGTTATCAAAAAAGCGCTTGAGAAATTTTCCGGCGTCTACCGCCGCTTTGAAACTAAATATGATAATGATGTTCTTGTGATTGACGATTACGGACATCATCCAACTGAAATAAATGTAACACTCGATGGAATACGTAGAGGATGGAACAGAAGATTAGTAGCTGTATTTCAACCGCATTTATTCTCACGAACAAAAGATTTTTACGCGGAGTTCGGCAGATCATTTTTGAATTCCGATGTTTTTATCTGCACGGATGTTTATCCCGCACGCGAAAAACCGGTTGAAGGAATTACCGGTGAATTGATTTCAAATACAGCAAAACAGTTCGGACATAAGAATGTTTATTACGAACCGGACAAAACAAAAATACCGGAACTATTACAAAAAATTTATCAAAAGGGAGATATCATTATTACGCTAGGCGCTGGAGATATTTGGAAGTACGGTGAAAAATTTATTGAGCTATTGAAAACGAAGAATAAATCACCGCTAAGCGGGATCCATTTGGGATAA
- the murG gene encoding undecaprenyldiphospho-muramoylpentapeptide beta-N-acetylglucosaminyltransferase — MKNKIPYRFVFAGGGTGGHLYPALAVAQQIRLLKPESEILFVGAKNKIEERIVPEYGFNFKAIWVSGFSRKLNLSNLLFPFKLFVSMIQSLVINFNFKPRVAVGSGAYVSGPVIWAASVLGAKVILLEQNSYPGVTNRMLERKAHEIHIAFEESKKYFRDESKLKLSGNPIRINLKLGDKAEAVKSFGLDPSRKVLLVVGGSGGARSINLAVESNLGKMIESGIQIIWQTGQFYYMHYKNLENKSVKIFPFISDMSAAYSACDVVLARSGATTIAEVAFLKLPVIFVPSENVAANHQYKNAKALKVANAAELIEDKNLADELLPVINEMILNVSRHEIMKKNIAAFAQPQAARTIAENAISLAEKI; from the coding sequence ATGAAAAACAAAATTCCATATCGGTTTGTGTTTGCGGGTGGTGGAACTGGAGGACATTTGTATCCTGCTCTTGCGGTTGCCCAACAAATTCGTTTGTTGAAACCGGAATCTGAAATATTGTTTGTCGGAGCTAAAAATAAAATTGAAGAAAGAATTGTTCCTGAATATGGTTTCAATTTCAAAGCAATTTGGGTCAGCGGTTTTTCAAGAAAATTAAATTTGAGCAATTTATTGTTTCCATTTAAACTCTTTGTCTCAATGATTCAATCTTTAGTAATCAATTTTAATTTCAAACCGCGTGTTGCCGTTGGAAGCGGTGCTTATGTATCCGGGCCTGTTATTTGGGCGGCATCCGTACTTGGCGCAAAAGTGATTCTGCTTGAACAGAATAGTTATCCAGGTGTTACAAACAGAATGCTCGAACGGAAAGCTCACGAAATTCATATAGCCTTCGAAGAATCAAAAAAATATTTCAGAGATGAATCAAAATTAAAATTAAGCGGCAACCCGATAAGAATTAATTTAAAACTAGGTGATAAAGCAGAAGCAGTAAAGAGTTTCGGTTTAGATCCTTCAAGAAAAGTTTTGTTGGTAGTTGGAGGAAGCGGCGGCGCTCGTTCTATCAATCTTGCCGTCGAATCAAATTTAGGGAAAATGATTGAAAGCGGAATTCAAATTATTTGGCAGACGGGTCAATTTTATTATATGCATTACAAAAATCTTGAAAATAAGTCCGTAAAAATATTTCCGTTCATTAGTGATATGTCTGCAGCCTATTCCGCATGCGATGTTGTTCTGGCACGGTCTGGTGCAACAACAATTGCCGAAGTAGCATTTCTAAAACTACCGGTAATATTCGTACCGTCGGAAAACGTCGCCGCAAATCATCAATACAAAAATGCCAAAGCATTGAAAGTGGCAAATGCTGCGGAGCTTATAGAAGACAAAAATTTAGCGGATGAATTATTGCCTGTCATCAATGAAATGATATTAAATGTATCACGCCATGAAATTATGAAAAAAAATATTGCGGCATTTGCACAACCTCAAGCTGCGAGAACAATTGCTGAAAACGCAATTAGTCTGGCAGAAAAAATTTAA
- a CDS encoding FtsQ-type POTRA domain-containing protein — MTKLAKILSVTFMILIIGLMIYLSVGIKSDPENKISFISLEGNEHLSKDQYLSFANLLDKNAYGNLTLQFIKDRIEKHPYVQNADVRYDGSGKASIRITEKVFDSIVLDSSRQYILTENLQLLPMLPETQKIDYPVISNVFTGNGFKVLSSMRKNLDVVTAAKIISTVRLLNPELDKDFSSIDLQNGGDIMLYLSSADYPIKIGRGNEIKKVIYFNSLWHYLKGKEINNYMEFVDLRYSGHVYLGIIDSTNGLVKNLDAGHKKS; from the coding sequence ATGACGAAACTTGCAAAAATATTGAGTGTAACGTTCATGATCTTAATTATCGGATTGATGATTTACTTATCGGTCGGAATAAAATCAGATCCAGAAAACAAGATCAGCTTTATATCGCTGGAAGGGAATGAGCATCTTTCGAAGGACCAGTATTTAAGTTTTGCCAACTTGCTTGATAAAAATGCTTATGGAAATCTAACGCTGCAATTCATAAAAGATAGAATTGAGAAACATCCTTACGTTCAGAATGCAGATGTAAGATATGATGGCAGCGGCAAAGCATCCATTAGAATTACGGAAAAAGTTTTTGATTCAATTGTTTTAGATAGCAGTCGTCAGTACATATTAACTGAAAATTTGCAATTACTGCCGATGCTTCCGGAAACTCAAAAAATTGATTACCCGGTAATCTCAAACGTTTTTACAGGAAATGGTTTTAAAGTTCTGAGTTCAATGAGAAAAAATTTGGATGTTGTGACTGCTGCCAAAATTATTTCTACGGTAAGATTGCTGAATCCGGAATTGGACAAGGATTTTTCTTCAATTGATCTACAAAACGGCGGAGATATTATGTTGTATCTCTCATCGGCAGATTACCCAATCAAAATTGGACGCGGAAATGAGATTAAAAAAGTAATCTACTTTAATAGTCTTTGGCATTATCTGAAAGGTAAAGAAATAAATAATTACATGGAGTTTGTGGATTTACGATACAGCGGGCATGTATATCTTGGTATAATAGACTCGACTAACGGGTTAGTTAAGAATTTAGACGCGGGGCACAAGAAATCATGA